One Zeugodacus cucurbitae isolate PBARC_wt_2022May chromosome 3, idZeuCucr1.2, whole genome shotgun sequence genomic region harbors:
- the LOC105214799 gene encoding rho GTPase-activating protein gacF isoform X1 — MAAVVRKKQDDKYLQVLRELVTNGGGNRQCFDCGQKGPTYVNMTIGSFVCTRCSGVLRGLTPPHRVKSISMATFTQDDVDFLKSHGNDECAKTWLGLWDPKRAVHQDQRELMIDKYERKRYYLEPASPLKSLTNAVSLKNGSTSGATGVDVATTSGVRAATTTGSSSAATNGSSTYKSNGDGQIDFAHVSNGFGHNGHNTKNQYKNGERSFQLTPPSTQRTTMNGLHKSVTTTSVSAPNSSGKSTSAISRPQQHQQNGYSHLQDAFMPKNSNLNNGNGGSNHNELNVLHMTSSRMSDSSSSTSVNGFGADADFVADFGSANIFDATTVSRNKISSPPILNGGVSAISSNCYARIQPLKKQQQQYQLLNGHGQTNGHSSHGDTIDNGTSENFADFEHAPIFNAAANFSFVRKTVIKRCVGGQQKDSKPNSISSAKSSDVGSSQKDSKKNSVSSAKSSEVHTDIGSTPQSVSATEYVLDKNLYADIRQASTHSGTASTSDTNGNRKSSVIIVENVSNIPMEPAKILNSVEKSPQVLGATMQNAVSELTSQLRNTQSCLPPDHCPTPQQADYCAYGSQVNCVPQSPDMCNQALSQQPNQDQGNYCAGNGNVPQMDWCQYANSPPFWPPNNPNMQGNTPMVSNVAPAPNSLNAEPQQCPPIFCAQPKFYGPTGFATPCSPNICTPPPQVDATVAGLSYAAIPQQTIINTAQNRPQHGPEINAEACLEPTPSYRSCAKGCMPINSIPVGDPIIDPSCNLHSPYSNCFCSNWCLPIPNNNNNSRTMNIHQNNSHNNNNNNNALSSTPSEDRYAALKDLDEQLRESKAAATVVNAYSVDAFGNTGISNGVNPFKHQQANPFQAVNHGTSPTATQNYFGQMTVITNGNGMPSHAPTAAAQFYNYTNGFGNAATTAGTATAMFPHTVMAAGPSGCGFGLGALQPTAIAATGAGGGAAFNNPFAASGAMATNNPFL, encoded by the exons ACGCGGTCTCACCCCACCACATAGAGTCAAATCAATTTCTATGGCTACTTTCACACAAGATGATGTCGATTTTCTGAAAAGTCATGGAAATGATGAATGCGCTAAAACCTGGCTGGGCCTTTGGGATCCCAAGCGTGCCGTGCATCAAGATCAGCGGGAATTGATGATTGACAAATACGAGCGTAAACGTTACTATTTGGAGCCAGCTAGTCCACTTAAATCTTTGACGAATGCGGTTTCGCTCAAAAACGGTTCGACGTCAGGGGCAACGGGTGTGGATGTGGCAACAACATCAGGCGTAAGGGCGGCTACGACAACAGGTAGCTCCTCAGCAGCAACAAACGGCAGCAGCACTTACAAGAGCAACGGTGATGGGCAAATCGATTTTGCGCACGTGTCTAATGGTTTTGGTCATAATGGGCACAATAccaaaaatcaatataaaaatgGAGAGCGTAGCTTTCAATTGACGCCGCCCAGTACACAGCGTACCACAATGAATGGTTTGCATAAATCCGTCACTACGACATCGGTGTCGGCACCAAATAGTTCGGGCAAGTCAACGTCCGCCATAAGTCGGCCAcaacagcatcaacaaaacGGCTACAGCCATTTGCAGGATGCGTTTATGCCGAAAAACAGTAATCTAAACAACGGCAATGGCGGTAGCAATCATAATGAGCTCAATGTCTTGCATATGACATCCAGCCGTATGTCGGACAGTAGCAGCTCGACAAGTGTGAATGGTTTTGGCGCGGACGCAGACTTTGTTGCCGATTTTGGTTCGGCGAATATTTTCGATGCCACAACGGTGAGCCGTAACAAAATAAGTTCGCCTCCAATATTGAATGGCGGTGTCAGTGCGATATCCAGTAACTGTTATGCTAGAATACAACCATtgaagaagcaacaacaacaataccaactaTTAAATGGCCATGGACAGACGAATGGTCATAGCTCTCACGGCGATACGATCGACAATGGTACATCGGAGAATTTTGCCGATTTCGAGCATGCGCCCATTTTCAATGCGGCTG CCAACTTTAGTTTTGTCAGGAAGACTGTGATTAAACGTTGCGTCGGTGGCCAGCAAAAAGATAGTAAACCAAATTCAATATCAAGTGCGAAAAGTTCGGATGTCGGTAGCTCGCAAAAAGACAGTAAAAAGAATTCTGTCTCAAGTGCGAAAAGTTCGGAAGTTCACACCGATATTGGATCTACCCCACAGTCTGTATCAGCTACAGAATATGTGTTAGATAAAAATCTATACGCCGACATTAGACAAGCCTCAACACATTCTGGAACTGCCAGCACCAGTGACACCAATGGCAACCGTAAATCGAGCGTAATCATTGTGGAAAATGTCAGTAATATTCCAATGGAACCGGCTAAAATCTTGAATAGTGTAGAGAAATCACCGCAAGTGCTTGGTGCAACAATGCAAAATGCCGTCAGCGAATTGACATCGCAACTGAGAAATACACAATCCTGTCTACCACCGGACCATTGTCCGACACCACAACAAGCTGATTATTGTGCCTATGGTTCACAGGTCAATTGTGTGCCGCAATCGCCTGATATGTGTAATCAAGCACTCAGTCAACAGCCGAATCAAGATCAGGGCAATTACTGTGCTGGTAATGGTAATGTGCCGCAAATGGATTGGTGTCAATATGCAAATAGTCCACCCTTTTGGCCACCCAATAATCCAAATATGCAAGGCAATACACCCATGGTATCAAATGTTGCGCCCGCTCCGAATTCCCTAAATGCCGAGCCACAACAGTGTCCGCCAATATTTTGCGCGCAACCAAAATTTTATGGTCCGACAGGCTTTGCCACACCCTGCTCCCCAAATATCTGTACACCACCGCCACAAGTGGACGCTACTGTCGCTGGTCTCAGTTATGCCGCCATACCACAACAGACCATTATAAATACAGCGCAGAATCGACCACAACATGGACCTGAAATCAATGCCGAAGCATGTTTGGAACCAACACCATCGTACA GAAGTTGTGCGAAGGGTTGTATGCCAATTAATTCAATACCCGTGGGGGATCCAATAATAGATCCATCCTGCAATTTGCACTCACCTTATAGTAATTGCTTCTGTAGCAATTGGT gTCTACCGATacccaataataataacaactctCGAACGATGAACATTCACCAGAATaatagccacaacaacaacaataacaataatgcaCTTAGCTCAACACCCAGCGAGGATAGATATGCGGCACTCAAAGATCTGGACGAGCAATTGCGCGAAAGCAAAGCAGCGGCCACAGTTGTGAATGCCTATAGTGTGGACGCATTCGGAAATA ctGGCATTAGTAACGGCGTTAATCCCTTTAAGCATCAGCAGGCAAATCCGTTCCAGGCAGTCAATCACGGCACATCGCCAACAGCCACACAAAACTATTTTGGTCAAATGACAGTGATAACGAACGGCAATGGCATGCCGTCACACGCACCAACAGCCGCCGCCCAATTCTACAACTACACCAATGGCTTTGGCAATGCAGCAACTACGGCCGGCACAGCGACTGCTATGTTTCCGCACACTGTAATGGCGGCTGGACCAAGCGGCTGTGGGTTCGGTCTAGGTGCACTACAGCCAACGGCGATTGCGGCCACTGGCGCCGGAGGCGGTGCAGCTTTCAACAATCCCTTTGCG GCAAGCGGCGCGATGGCCACCAATAATCCCTTCTTATGA
- the LOC105214799 gene encoding serine-rich adhesin for platelets isoform X5: MAAVVRKKQDDKYLQVLRELVTNGGGNRQCFDCGQKGPTYVNMTIGSFVCTRCSGVLRGLTPPHRVKSISMATFTQDDVDFLKSHGNDECAKTWLGLWDPKRAVHQDQRELMIDKYERKRYYLEPASPLKSLTNAVSLKNGSTSGATGVDVATTSGVRAATTTGSSSAATNGSSTYKSNGDGQIDFAHVSNGFGHNGHNTKNQYKNGERSFQLTPPSTQRTTMNGLHKSVTTTSVSAPNSSGKSTSAISRPQQHQQNGYSHLQDAFMPKNSNLNNGNGGSNHNELNVLHMTSSRMSDSSSSTSVNGFGADADFVADFGSANIFDATTVSRNKISSPPILNGGVSAISSNCYARIQPLKKQQQQYQLLNGHGQTNGHSSHGDTIDNGTSENFADFEHAPIFNAAANFSFVRKTVIKRCVGGQQKDSKPNSISSAKSSDVGSSQKDSKKNSVSSAKSSEVHTDIGSTPQSVSATEYVLDKNLYADIRQASTHSGTASTSDTNGNRKSSVIIVENVSNIPMEPAKILNSVEKSPQVLGATMQNAVSELTSQLRNTQSCLPPDHCPTPQQADYCAYGSQVNCVPQSPDMCNQALSQQPNQDQGNYCAGNGNVPQMDWCQYANSPPFWPPNNPNMQGNTPMVSNVAPAPNSLNAEPQQCPPIFCAQPKFYGPTGFATPCSPNICTPPPQVDATVAGLSYAAIPQQTIINTAQNRPQHGPEINAEACLEPTPSYRSCAKGCMPINSIPVGDPIIDPSCNLHSPYSNCFCSNWCYLPQFPGANVYWGDYCNYC; this comes from the exons ACGCGGTCTCACCCCACCACATAGAGTCAAATCAATTTCTATGGCTACTTTCACACAAGATGATGTCGATTTTCTGAAAAGTCATGGAAATGATGAATGCGCTAAAACCTGGCTGGGCCTTTGGGATCCCAAGCGTGCCGTGCATCAAGATCAGCGGGAATTGATGATTGACAAATACGAGCGTAAACGTTACTATTTGGAGCCAGCTAGTCCACTTAAATCTTTGACGAATGCGGTTTCGCTCAAAAACGGTTCGACGTCAGGGGCAACGGGTGTGGATGTGGCAACAACATCAGGCGTAAGGGCGGCTACGACAACAGGTAGCTCCTCAGCAGCAACAAACGGCAGCAGCACTTACAAGAGCAACGGTGATGGGCAAATCGATTTTGCGCACGTGTCTAATGGTTTTGGTCATAATGGGCACAATAccaaaaatcaatataaaaatgGAGAGCGTAGCTTTCAATTGACGCCGCCCAGTACACAGCGTACCACAATGAATGGTTTGCATAAATCCGTCACTACGACATCGGTGTCGGCACCAAATAGTTCGGGCAAGTCAACGTCCGCCATAAGTCGGCCAcaacagcatcaacaaaacGGCTACAGCCATTTGCAGGATGCGTTTATGCCGAAAAACAGTAATCTAAACAACGGCAATGGCGGTAGCAATCATAATGAGCTCAATGTCTTGCATATGACATCCAGCCGTATGTCGGACAGTAGCAGCTCGACAAGTGTGAATGGTTTTGGCGCGGACGCAGACTTTGTTGCCGATTTTGGTTCGGCGAATATTTTCGATGCCACAACGGTGAGCCGTAACAAAATAAGTTCGCCTCCAATATTGAATGGCGGTGTCAGTGCGATATCCAGTAACTGTTATGCTAGAATACAACCATtgaagaagcaacaacaacaataccaactaTTAAATGGCCATGGACAGACGAATGGTCATAGCTCTCACGGCGATACGATCGACAATGGTACATCGGAGAATTTTGCCGATTTCGAGCATGCGCCCATTTTCAATGCGGCTG CCAACTTTAGTTTTGTCAGGAAGACTGTGATTAAACGTTGCGTCGGTGGCCAGCAAAAAGATAGTAAACCAAATTCAATATCAAGTGCGAAAAGTTCGGATGTCGGTAGCTCGCAAAAAGACAGTAAAAAGAATTCTGTCTCAAGTGCGAAAAGTTCGGAAGTTCACACCGATATTGGATCTACCCCACAGTCTGTATCAGCTACAGAATATGTGTTAGATAAAAATCTATACGCCGACATTAGACAAGCCTCAACACATTCTGGAACTGCCAGCACCAGTGACACCAATGGCAACCGTAAATCGAGCGTAATCATTGTGGAAAATGTCAGTAATATTCCAATGGAACCGGCTAAAATCTTGAATAGTGTAGAGAAATCACCGCAAGTGCTTGGTGCAACAATGCAAAATGCCGTCAGCGAATTGACATCGCAACTGAGAAATACACAATCCTGTCTACCACCGGACCATTGTCCGACACCACAACAAGCTGATTATTGTGCCTATGGTTCACAGGTCAATTGTGTGCCGCAATCGCCTGATATGTGTAATCAAGCACTCAGTCAACAGCCGAATCAAGATCAGGGCAATTACTGTGCTGGTAATGGTAATGTGCCGCAAATGGATTGGTGTCAATATGCAAATAGTCCACCCTTTTGGCCACCCAATAATCCAAATATGCAAGGCAATACACCCATGGTATCAAATGTTGCGCCCGCTCCGAATTCCCTAAATGCCGAGCCACAACAGTGTCCGCCAATATTTTGCGCGCAACCAAAATTTTATGGTCCGACAGGCTTTGCCACACCCTGCTCCCCAAATATCTGTACACCACCGCCACAAGTGGACGCTACTGTCGCTGGTCTCAGTTATGCCGCCATACCACAACAGACCATTATAAATACAGCGCAGAATCGACCACAACATGGACCTGAAATCAATGCCGAAGCATGTTTGGAACCAACACCATCGTACA GAAGTTGTGCGAAGGGTTGTATGCCAATTAATTCAATACCCGTGGGGGATCCAATAATAGATCCATCCTGCAATTTGCACTCACCTTATAGTAATTGCTTCTGTAGCAATTGGT GCTACCTACCACAGTTTCCTGGTGCAAATGTGTATTGGGGCGATTACTGCAATTACTGTTGA
- the LOC105214799 gene encoding probable inactive serine/threonine-protein kinase scy2 isoform X3, whose translation MATFTQDDVDFLKSHGNDECAKTWLGLWDPKRAVHQDQRELMIDKYERKRYYLEPASPLKSLTNAVSLKNGSTSGATGVDVATTSGVRAATTTGSSSAATNGSSTYKSNGDGQIDFAHVSNGFGHNGHNTKNQYKNGERSFQLTPPSTQRTTMNGLHKSVTTTSVSAPNSSGKSTSAISRPQQHQQNGYSHLQDAFMPKNSNLNNGNGGSNHNELNVLHMTSSRMSDSSSSTSVNGFGADADFVADFGSANIFDATTVSRNKISSPPILNGGVSAISSNCYARIQPLKKQQQQYQLLNGHGQTNGHSSHGDTIDNGTSENFADFEHAPIFNAAANFSFVRKTVIKRCVGGQQKDSKPNSISSAKSSDVGSSQKDSKKNSVSSAKSSEVHTDIGSTPQSVSATEYVLDKNLYADIRQASTHSGTASTSDTNGNRKSSVIIVENVSNIPMEPAKILNSVEKSPQVLGATMQNAVSELTSQLRNTQSCLPPDHCPTPQQADYCAYGSQVNCVPQSPDMCNQALSQQPNQDQGNYCAGNGNVPQMDWCQYANSPPFWPPNNPNMQGNTPMVSNVAPAPNSLNAEPQQCPPIFCAQPKFYGPTGFATPCSPNICTPPPQVDATVAGLSYAAIPQQTIINTAQNRPQHGPEINAEACLEPTPSYRSCAKGCMPINSIPVGDPIIDPSCNLHSPYSNCFCSNWCLPIPNNNNNSRTMNIHQNNSHNNNNNNNALSSTPSEDRYAALKDLDEQLRESKAAATVVNAYSVDAFGNTGISNGVNPFKHQQANPFQAVNHGTSPTATQNYFGQMTVITNGNGMPSHAPTAAAQFYNYTNGFGNAATTAGTATAMFPHTVMAAGPSGCGFGLGALQPTAIAATGAGGGAAFNNPFAASGAMATNNPFL comes from the exons ATGGCTACTTTCACACAAGATGATGTCGATTTTCTGAAAAGTCATGGAAATGATGAATGCGCTAAAACCTGGCTGGGCCTTTGGGATCCCAAGCGTGCCGTGCATCAAGATCAGCGGGAATTGATGATTGACAAATACGAGCGTAAACGTTACTATTTGGAGCCAGCTAGTCCACTTAAATCTTTGACGAATGCGGTTTCGCTCAAAAACGGTTCGACGTCAGGGGCAACGGGTGTGGATGTGGCAACAACATCAGGCGTAAGGGCGGCTACGACAACAGGTAGCTCCTCAGCAGCAACAAACGGCAGCAGCACTTACAAGAGCAACGGTGATGGGCAAATCGATTTTGCGCACGTGTCTAATGGTTTTGGTCATAATGGGCACAATAccaaaaatcaatataaaaatgGAGAGCGTAGCTTTCAATTGACGCCGCCCAGTACACAGCGTACCACAATGAATGGTTTGCATAAATCCGTCACTACGACATCGGTGTCGGCACCAAATAGTTCGGGCAAGTCAACGTCCGCCATAAGTCGGCCAcaacagcatcaacaaaacGGCTACAGCCATTTGCAGGATGCGTTTATGCCGAAAAACAGTAATCTAAACAACGGCAATGGCGGTAGCAATCATAATGAGCTCAATGTCTTGCATATGACATCCAGCCGTATGTCGGACAGTAGCAGCTCGACAAGTGTGAATGGTTTTGGCGCGGACGCAGACTTTGTTGCCGATTTTGGTTCGGCGAATATTTTCGATGCCACAACGGTGAGCCGTAACAAAATAAGTTCGCCTCCAATATTGAATGGCGGTGTCAGTGCGATATCCAGTAACTGTTATGCTAGAATACAACCATtgaagaagcaacaacaacaataccaactaTTAAATGGCCATGGACAGACGAATGGTCATAGCTCTCACGGCGATACGATCGACAATGGTACATCGGAGAATTTTGCCGATTTCGAGCATGCGCCCATTTTCAATGCGGCTG CCAACTTTAGTTTTGTCAGGAAGACTGTGATTAAACGTTGCGTCGGTGGCCAGCAAAAAGATAGTAAACCAAATTCAATATCAAGTGCGAAAAGTTCGGATGTCGGTAGCTCGCAAAAAGACAGTAAAAAGAATTCTGTCTCAAGTGCGAAAAGTTCGGAAGTTCACACCGATATTGGATCTACCCCACAGTCTGTATCAGCTACAGAATATGTGTTAGATAAAAATCTATACGCCGACATTAGACAAGCCTCAACACATTCTGGAACTGCCAGCACCAGTGACACCAATGGCAACCGTAAATCGAGCGTAATCATTGTGGAAAATGTCAGTAATATTCCAATGGAACCGGCTAAAATCTTGAATAGTGTAGAGAAATCACCGCAAGTGCTTGGTGCAACAATGCAAAATGCCGTCAGCGAATTGACATCGCAACTGAGAAATACACAATCCTGTCTACCACCGGACCATTGTCCGACACCACAACAAGCTGATTATTGTGCCTATGGTTCACAGGTCAATTGTGTGCCGCAATCGCCTGATATGTGTAATCAAGCACTCAGTCAACAGCCGAATCAAGATCAGGGCAATTACTGTGCTGGTAATGGTAATGTGCCGCAAATGGATTGGTGTCAATATGCAAATAGTCCACCCTTTTGGCCACCCAATAATCCAAATATGCAAGGCAATACACCCATGGTATCAAATGTTGCGCCCGCTCCGAATTCCCTAAATGCCGAGCCACAACAGTGTCCGCCAATATTTTGCGCGCAACCAAAATTTTATGGTCCGACAGGCTTTGCCACACCCTGCTCCCCAAATATCTGTACACCACCGCCACAAGTGGACGCTACTGTCGCTGGTCTCAGTTATGCCGCCATACCACAACAGACCATTATAAATACAGCGCAGAATCGACCACAACATGGACCTGAAATCAATGCCGAAGCATGTTTGGAACCAACACCATCGTACA GAAGTTGTGCGAAGGGTTGTATGCCAATTAATTCAATACCCGTGGGGGATCCAATAATAGATCCATCCTGCAATTTGCACTCACCTTATAGTAATTGCTTCTGTAGCAATTGGT gTCTACCGATacccaataataataacaactctCGAACGATGAACATTCACCAGAATaatagccacaacaacaacaataacaataatgcaCTTAGCTCAACACCCAGCGAGGATAGATATGCGGCACTCAAAGATCTGGACGAGCAATTGCGCGAAAGCAAAGCAGCGGCCACAGTTGTGAATGCCTATAGTGTGGACGCATTCGGAAATA ctGGCATTAGTAACGGCGTTAATCCCTTTAAGCATCAGCAGGCAAATCCGTTCCAGGCAGTCAATCACGGCACATCGCCAACAGCCACACAAAACTATTTTGGTCAAATGACAGTGATAACGAACGGCAATGGCATGCCGTCACACGCACCAACAGCCGCCGCCCAATTCTACAACTACACCAATGGCTTTGGCAATGCAGCAACTACGGCCGGCACAGCGACTGCTATGTTTCCGCACACTGTAATGGCGGCTGGACCAAGCGGCTGTGGGTTCGGTCTAGGTGCACTACAGCCAACGGCGATTGCGGCCACTGGCGCCGGAGGCGGTGCAGCTTTCAACAATCCCTTTGCG GCAAGCGGCGCGATGGCCACCAATAATCCCTTCTTATGA
- the LOC105214799 gene encoding ras guanine nucleotide exchange factor P isoform X2 produces MAAVVRKKQDDKYLQVLRELVTNGGGNRQCFDCGQKGPTYVNMTIGSFVCTRCSGVLRGLTPPHRVKSISMATFTQDDVDFLKSHGNDECAKTWLGLWDPKRAVHQDQRELMIDKYERKRYYLEPASPLKSLTNAVSLKNGSTSGATGVDVATTSGVRAATTTGSSSAATNGSSTYKSNGDGQIDFAHVSNGFGHNGHNTKNQYKNGERSFQLTPPSTQRTTMNGLHKSVTTTSVSAPNSSGKSTSAISRPQQHQQNGYSHLQDAFMPKNSNLNNGNGGSNHNELNVLHMTSSRMSDSSSSTSVNGFGADADFVADFGSANIFDATTVSRNKISSPPILNGGVSAISSNCYARIQPLKKQQQQYQLLNGHGQTNGHSSHGDTIDNGTSENFADFEHAPIFNAAANFSFVRKTVIKRCVGGQQKDSKPNSISSAKSSDVGSSQKDSKKNSVSSAKSSEVHTDIGSTPQSVSATEYVLDKNLYADIRQASTHSGTASTSDTNGNRKSSVIIVENVSNIPMEPAKILNSVEKSPQVLGATMQNAVSELTSQLRNTQSCLPPDHCPTPQQADYCAYGSQVNCVPQSPDMCNQALSQQPNQDQGNYCAGNGNVPQMDWCQYANSPPFWPPNNPNMQGNTPMVSNVAPAPNSLNAEPQQCPPIFCAQPKFYGPTGFATPCSPNICTPPPQVDATVAGLSYAAIPQQTIINTAQNRPQHGPEINAEACLEPTPSYSLPIPNNNNNSRTMNIHQNNSHNNNNNNNALSSTPSEDRYAALKDLDEQLRESKAAATVVNAYSVDAFGNTGISNGVNPFKHQQANPFQAVNHGTSPTATQNYFGQMTVITNGNGMPSHAPTAAAQFYNYTNGFGNAATTAGTATAMFPHTVMAAGPSGCGFGLGALQPTAIAATGAGGGAAFNNPFAASGAMATNNPFL; encoded by the exons ACGCGGTCTCACCCCACCACATAGAGTCAAATCAATTTCTATGGCTACTTTCACACAAGATGATGTCGATTTTCTGAAAAGTCATGGAAATGATGAATGCGCTAAAACCTGGCTGGGCCTTTGGGATCCCAAGCGTGCCGTGCATCAAGATCAGCGGGAATTGATGATTGACAAATACGAGCGTAAACGTTACTATTTGGAGCCAGCTAGTCCACTTAAATCTTTGACGAATGCGGTTTCGCTCAAAAACGGTTCGACGTCAGGGGCAACGGGTGTGGATGTGGCAACAACATCAGGCGTAAGGGCGGCTACGACAACAGGTAGCTCCTCAGCAGCAACAAACGGCAGCAGCACTTACAAGAGCAACGGTGATGGGCAAATCGATTTTGCGCACGTGTCTAATGGTTTTGGTCATAATGGGCACAATAccaaaaatcaatataaaaatgGAGAGCGTAGCTTTCAATTGACGCCGCCCAGTACACAGCGTACCACAATGAATGGTTTGCATAAATCCGTCACTACGACATCGGTGTCGGCACCAAATAGTTCGGGCAAGTCAACGTCCGCCATAAGTCGGCCAcaacagcatcaacaaaacGGCTACAGCCATTTGCAGGATGCGTTTATGCCGAAAAACAGTAATCTAAACAACGGCAATGGCGGTAGCAATCATAATGAGCTCAATGTCTTGCATATGACATCCAGCCGTATGTCGGACAGTAGCAGCTCGACAAGTGTGAATGGTTTTGGCGCGGACGCAGACTTTGTTGCCGATTTTGGTTCGGCGAATATTTTCGATGCCACAACGGTGAGCCGTAACAAAATAAGTTCGCCTCCAATATTGAATGGCGGTGTCAGTGCGATATCCAGTAACTGTTATGCTAGAATACAACCATtgaagaagcaacaacaacaataccaactaTTAAATGGCCATGGACAGACGAATGGTCATAGCTCTCACGGCGATACGATCGACAATGGTACATCGGAGAATTTTGCCGATTTCGAGCATGCGCCCATTTTCAATGCGGCTG CCAACTTTAGTTTTGTCAGGAAGACTGTGATTAAACGTTGCGTCGGTGGCCAGCAAAAAGATAGTAAACCAAATTCAATATCAAGTGCGAAAAGTTCGGATGTCGGTAGCTCGCAAAAAGACAGTAAAAAGAATTCTGTCTCAAGTGCGAAAAGTTCGGAAGTTCACACCGATATTGGATCTACCCCACAGTCTGTATCAGCTACAGAATATGTGTTAGATAAAAATCTATACGCCGACATTAGACAAGCCTCAACACATTCTGGAACTGCCAGCACCAGTGACACCAATGGCAACCGTAAATCGAGCGTAATCATTGTGGAAAATGTCAGTAATATTCCAATGGAACCGGCTAAAATCTTGAATAGTGTAGAGAAATCACCGCAAGTGCTTGGTGCAACAATGCAAAATGCCGTCAGCGAATTGACATCGCAACTGAGAAATACACAATCCTGTCTACCACCGGACCATTGTCCGACACCACAACAAGCTGATTATTGTGCCTATGGTTCACAGGTCAATTGTGTGCCGCAATCGCCTGATATGTGTAATCAAGCACTCAGTCAACAGCCGAATCAAGATCAGGGCAATTACTGTGCTGGTAATGGTAATGTGCCGCAAATGGATTGGTGTCAATATGCAAATAGTCCACCCTTTTGGCCACCCAATAATCCAAATATGCAAGGCAATACACCCATGGTATCAAATGTTGCGCCCGCTCCGAATTCCCTAAATGCCGAGCCACAACAGTGTCCGCCAATATTTTGCGCGCAACCAAAATTTTATGGTCCGACAGGCTTTGCCACACCCTGCTCCCCAAATATCTGTACACCACCGCCACAAGTGGACGCTACTGTCGCTGGTCTCAGTTATGCCGCCATACCACAACAGACCATTATAAATACAGCGCAGAATCGACCACAACATGGACCTGAAATCAATGCCGAAGCATGTTTGGAACCAACACCATCGTACA gTCTACCGATacccaataataataacaactctCGAACGATGAACATTCACCAGAATaatagccacaacaacaacaataacaataatgcaCTTAGCTCAACACCCAGCGAGGATAGATATGCGGCACTCAAAGATCTGGACGAGCAATTGCGCGAAAGCAAAGCAGCGGCCACAGTTGTGAATGCCTATAGTGTGGACGCATTCGGAAATA ctGGCATTAGTAACGGCGTTAATCCCTTTAAGCATCAGCAGGCAAATCCGTTCCAGGCAGTCAATCACGGCACATCGCCAACAGCCACACAAAACTATTTTGGTCAAATGACAGTGATAACGAACGGCAATGGCATGCCGTCACACGCACCAACAGCCGCCGCCCAATTCTACAACTACACCAATGGCTTTGGCAATGCAGCAACTACGGCCGGCACAGCGACTGCTATGTTTCCGCACACTGTAATGGCGGCTGGACCAAGCGGCTGTGGGTTCGGTCTAGGTGCACTACAGCCAACGGCGATTGCGGCCACTGGCGCCGGAGGCGGTGCAGCTTTCAACAATCCCTTTGCG GCAAGCGGCGCGATGGCCACCAATAATCCCTTCTTATGA